From Spirochaetales bacterium, one genomic window encodes:
- a CDS encoding ABC transporter permease gives MNIRFILFVAFRYFKEKRKSKRTASSVLSSTGIAVGVMTLTAVIGVMNGFQLSFIEPLINIGSFHIQISGGPVMDERKTEMIRDIDQVEALIPFSEHQALIEGNAACILRGIPANINEIDPSFQESFDTDFNLIPGETSIGEPDTILLGYLLASHLGVHPGDSVSITTFPGNWSSKKNVTGTFQTWYHEIDRNWAFISLETASGIVEGGKDPSLIYGVKLKNRFGDREAVMRIKKILEGTPYVVRSWREFNKTFFNALLMEKILMMLLIGLIFIVVGFNIFHSLKRSVFERKEEIAVFKALGASPGGVRNIFIFEGFLIGISGCLVGVILGLVVTHNINELFRLTEFLINDIVFANLEKLLSFFLPDLRFQRVSIFSPDVFYIKQVPVRVLLPETLFICFFSMLSSTAAAWFASGKVVSIKPAEILRYE, from the coding sequence ATGAATATTCGTTTTATACTGTTTGTCGCCTTCAGGTATTTCAAGGAAAAGAGAAAAAGTAAACGAACTGCTTCTTCCGTCCTCTCGAGCACCGGCATTGCGGTCGGCGTCATGACATTGACGGCGGTGATCGGTGTGATGAACGGATTTCAGTTGAGTTTTATCGAACCGTTAATCAACATCGGCTCATTTCATATACAGATCTCGGGCGGACCGGTCATGGACGAAAGGAAAACGGAGATGATTCGCGATATCGACCAGGTGGAAGCGTTGATCCCCTTTTCTGAACACCAGGCATTGATCGAAGGGAACGCGGCATGCATTCTGAGAGGAATTCCCGCGAACATAAATGAAATCGATCCTTCTTTTCAGGAGAGTTTCGATACCGATTTTAATCTGATACCGGGTGAAACCAGTATCGGGGAACCGGACACGATACTCCTCGGCTATTTGCTCGCCTCACATCTCGGTGTTCACCCGGGCGATTCGGTTTCAATAACGACCTTTCCCGGTAATTGGTCGTCGAAAAAGAATGTGACCGGAACCTTTCAAACGTGGTATCATGAAATCGACAGAAATTGGGCGTTTATTTCTCTCGAGACCGCTTCCGGTATCGTCGAAGGCGGAAAAGATCCTTCGCTGATCTATGGGGTCAAACTGAAAAACAGATTCGGCGATCGAGAAGCGGTCATGAGAATAAAAAAGATTCTGGAAGGTACTCCGTACGTTGTCCGCTCATGGCGGGAGTTCAACAAGACCTTTTTCAACGCCCTCCTGATGGAAAAAATCCTCATGATGCTGCTTATCGGTCTCATATTTATCGTTGTGGGTTTCAATATTTTTCATTCACTCAAACGCTCCGTATTCGAACGAAAGGAGGAGATCGCCGTTTTCAAGGCACTCGGGGCTTCACCGGGGGGGGTGAGAAATATATTTATTTTTGAAGGATTTCTTATCGGTATATCAGGATGTCTGGTCGGGGTGATTCTGGGCCTTGTGGTCACCCATAATATCAATGAGCTTTTTCGATTGACCGAGTTCCTCATCAATGATATCGTCTTTGCGAATCTCGAAAAATTGCTTTCATTTTTCCTTCCCGACCTCAGATTTCAACGTGTTTCAATCTTTTCGCCTGACGTATTTTATATTAAACAGGTCCCGGTACGGGTTTTATTACCCGAAACCCTTTTTATTTGTTTTTTTTCCATGTTGAGTTCGACGGCCGCCGCATGGTTTGCATCCGGGAAGGTCGTCTCAATCAAGCCGGCCGAGATTTTGAGATATGAATAG
- the ftsY gene encoding signal recognition particle-docking protein FtsY: MLKKMSLAEKIKKALGIGKDFDALCEDLEEVLISGDIGPRVAMEVIDRLREKVKKEKLKSVPEQREALRDIIASYIKVYSLVPEKNRLNFYLVLGVNGVGKTTTIAKMTDYYRKHHNIGGILLSAGDTFRAAAIEQLSLHAERLNVKVVGQEKGADPGAVIFDTITHAHASGSELVLADTAGRMHNKASLVRELQKIDKIIRGKIANGYYRKVLVLDATTGQNAYNQAETFNEAIGIDTIVLAKYDSTAKGGIVLSISHTLGIPFSFMGTGEKLDDFIPFDKRVYLDSLIGESAR, translated from the coding sequence ATGCTAAAGAAAATGAGTCTTGCAGAAAAAATAAAAAAGGCCCTCGGTATCGGGAAAGACTTTGATGCGCTTTGTGAGGATCTCGAAGAGGTTCTGATATCAGGCGACATCGGTCCGCGGGTCGCAATGGAGGTGATCGACCGGCTCAGGGAAAAAGTGAAAAAGGAAAAACTGAAATCGGTTCCGGAGCAGCGGGAGGCCCTCCGGGATATTATCGCCTCATATATCAAGGTCTATTCACTGGTTCCGGAGAAAAACAGACTCAATTTTTATTTGGTGCTTGGTGTCAACGGGGTGGGAAAAACGACCACCATCGCAAAAATGACGGATTATTACCGGAAACACCATAATATCGGGGGGATCCTGTTGAGCGCAGGGGACACTTTCCGGGCAGCGGCAATCGAGCAGCTTTCCCTTCATGCGGAGAGACTCAATGTGAAGGTTGTCGGTCAGGAAAAGGGCGCCGATCCCGGTGCCGTTATTTTCGATACGATCACACACGCGCATGCAAGCGGCAGTGAACTCGTCCTGGCGGATACCGCGGGGAGAATGCATAACAAAGCGTCGCTGGTCAGGGAACTCCAGAAAATCGACAAGATAATTCGCGGGAAAATCGCAAACGGCTATTATAGAAAAGTGCTTGTTCTCGATGCGACAACGGGACAAAATGCGTATAATCAGGCGGAGACATTCAATGAGGCCATCGGTATCGATACGATTGTTCTCGCAAAATACGACTCGACGGCGAAAGGCGGTATCGTTCTTTCAATCTCTCATACGCTCGGTATTCCGTTCTCGTTTATGGGGACCGGAGAAAAACTCGATGATTTTATCCCGTTCGACAAACGGGTGTATCTCGATTCACTGATAGGAGAAAGTGCACGGTGA